The Streptomyces sp. NBC_00691 genome has a segment encoding these proteins:
- a CDS encoding PAC2 family protein: protein MLDPQDLYEWDAKGLAVVDLALAQESAGLVMLYHFDGYIDAGETGEQIVEGLLDTLPHQLVARFDHDRLVDYRARRPLLTFRRDRWTAYETPSIEVRLVQDATGAPFLVLSGPEPDVEWERFAAAVRQIIERLGVRLSVNFHGIPMGVPHTRPVGLTPHGSRTDLMPGHRSPFDEAQVPGSAEALVEYRLTESGHDTLGVAAHVPHYVARSPYPDAALTALEAVTAATGLVLPEVAHALRTEARRTQTEIDRQIGEGDEELVALVQGLEHQYDAVAGAETRGSLVAEPVDLPSADELGREFERFLAEREGDS, encoded by the coding sequence GTGCTTGATCCCCAGGATTTGTACGAATGGGACGCCAAGGGCCTGGCTGTCGTCGACCTGGCACTGGCGCAGGAGTCTGCCGGGCTGGTCATGCTGTACCACTTCGACGGCTACATCGACGCCGGGGAGACCGGTGAGCAGATCGTCGAGGGTCTGCTCGACACGCTGCCCCACCAGCTCGTGGCCCGCTTCGACCACGACCGGCTCGTGGACTACCGCGCCCGCCGCCCGCTGCTGACCTTCCGGCGCGACCGCTGGACCGCGTACGAGACGCCGTCCATCGAGGTCCGCCTCGTCCAGGACGCCACCGGCGCCCCCTTCCTCGTCCTCTCCGGCCCGGAGCCGGACGTCGAGTGGGAGCGGTTCGCCGCCGCCGTCCGGCAGATCATCGAGCGCCTCGGCGTGCGCCTCTCCGTGAACTTCCACGGCATCCCCATGGGCGTGCCGCACACCCGGCCCGTCGGCCTCACACCGCACGGCAGCCGTACCGACCTCATGCCGGGCCACCGCAGCCCCTTCGACGAGGCGCAGGTCCCCGGCAGCGCCGAGGCCCTCGTCGAGTACCGGCTCACCGAGTCCGGCCACGACACCCTCGGTGTCGCCGCGCACGTCCCGCACTACGTCGCCCGGTCTCCGTACCCGGACGCGGCGCTGACCGCGCTGGAGGCCGTGACGGCCGCCACCGGACTGGTCCTCCCCGAGGTCGCGCACGCGCTGCGGACCGAGGCCCGTCGCACCCAGACCGAGATCGACCGCCAGATCGGCGAGGGCGACGAGGAGCTGGTCGCGCTCGTCCAGGGCCTGGAGCACCAGTACGACGCCGTGGCCGGCGCGGAGACCCGCGGCAGTCTGGTCGCCGAGCCCGTCGACCTGCCGTCGGCGGACGAGCTGGGCCGCGAGTTCGAGCGCTTCCTCGCCGAGCGGGAGGGCGACTCCTGA
- the rpsA gene encoding 30S ribosomal protein S1 — MTSSTETTATSTTPQVAVNDIGNEEAFLAAIDETIKYFNDGDIVDGVIVKVDRDEVLLDIGYKTEGVIPSRELSIKHDVDPNEVVKVGDEIEALVLQKEDKEGRLILSKKRAQYERAWGTIEKIKEEDGIVTGTVIEVVKGGLILDIGLRGFLPASLVEMRRVRDLQPYVGKELEAKIIELDKNRNNVVLSRRAWLEQTQSEVRQTFLTTLQKGQVRSGVVSSIVNFGAFVDLGGVDGLVHVSELSWKHIDHPSEVVEVGQEVTVEVLDVDMDRERVSLSLKATQEDPWQQFARTHQIGQVVPGKVTKLVPFGAFVRVDEGIEGLVHISELAERHVEIPEQVVQVNDEIFVKVIDIDLERRRISLSLKQANESFGADPASVEFDPTLYGMAASYDDQGNYIYPEGFDPETNDWLEGFETQREAWETQYAEAQTRFEQHQAQVIKSREADEAAAAEGAAAPAAGGNAGAGISGGSYSSESDDNSGALASDEALAALREKLAGGQS, encoded by the coding sequence ATGACGAGCAGCACCGAGACCACCGCCACCAGCACCACCCCGCAGGTTGCGGTCAACGACATCGGTAACGAGGAAGCCTTCCTCGCCGCGATCGACGAGACGATCAAGTACTTCAACGACGGCGACATCGTCGACGGCGTCATCGTGAAGGTCGACCGGGACGAGGTCCTGCTCGACATCGGTTACAAGACCGAAGGTGTCATCCCGAGCCGCGAGCTCTCGATCAAGCACGACGTCGACCCGAACGAGGTCGTCAAGGTCGGCGACGAGATCGAGGCCCTGGTTCTCCAGAAGGAGGACAAGGAAGGCCGCCTGATTCTCTCGAAGAAGCGTGCCCAGTACGAGCGCGCCTGGGGCACCATCGAGAAGATCAAGGAAGAGGACGGCATCGTCACCGGTACCGTCATCGAGGTCGTCAAGGGTGGTCTCATCCTCGACATCGGCCTCCGTGGCTTCCTGCCGGCCTCCCTCGTCGAGATGCGTCGCGTCCGCGACCTCCAGCCCTACGTGGGCAAGGAGCTCGAGGCGAAGATCATCGAGCTGGACAAGAACCGCAACAACGTGGTCCTGTCCCGCCGCGCCTGGCTGGAGCAGACCCAGTCCGAGGTTCGCCAGACCTTCCTCACGACCCTCCAGAAGGGTCAGGTCCGCTCCGGCGTCGTGTCCTCGATCGTCAACTTCGGTGCCTTCGTGGACCTGGGTGGCGTCGACGGCCTCGTGCACGTCTCCGAGCTGTCCTGGAAGCACATCGACCACCCCTCCGAGGTTGTCGAGGTCGGCCAGGAGGTCACCGTCGAGGTTCTCGACGTCGACATGGACCGCGAGCGTGTCTCCCTGTCGCTGAAGGCGACGCAGGAGGACCCGTGGCAGCAGTTCGCCCGGACCCACCAGATCGGTCAGGTCGTCCCGGGTAAGGTCACCAAGCTGGTTCCGTTCGGTGCGTTCGTCCGCGTGGACGAGGGCATCGAGGGTCTGGTCCACATCTCCGAGCTGGCCGAGCGCCACGTGGAGATCCCGGAGCAGGTCGTCCAGGTCAACGACGAGATCTTCGTCAAGGTCATCGACATCGACCTCGAGCGTCGTCGCATCAGCCTCTCGCTGAAGCAGGCCAACGAGTCCTTCGGTGCCGACCCGGCCTCGGTCGAGTTCGACCCGACCCTGTACGGCATGGCCGCGTCCTACGACGACCAGGGCAACTACATCTACCCCGAGGGCTTCGACCCCGAGACCAACGACTGGCTCGAGGGCTTCGAGACCCAGCGCGAGGCCTGGGAGACCCAGTACGCCGAGGCGCAGACTCGTTTCGAGCAGCACCAGGCTCAGGTCATCAAGTCCCGCGAGGCCGACGAGGCCGCCGCTGCCGAGGGCGCTGCCGCCCCGGCCGCCGGTGGCAACGCCGGTGCGGGCATCTCGGGTGGTTCGTACTCCTCGGAGTCGGACGACAACTCCGGCGCCCTGGCGTCGGACGAGGCGCTCGCCGCCCTGCGCGAGAAGCTGGCCGGCGGCCAGAGCTGA
- a CDS encoding class I SAM-dependent methyltransferase, which produces MNQEYEHEVPSDSGDEEAEATRRDAGDAESSRASRGWWDRNADEYQSDHGSFLGDDRFVWGPEGLDEAEAGLLGPAAALKGLDVLEIGAGAAQCSRWLAAQGARPVALDLSHRQLQHALRIGGEVPLVEADAGDLPFRDGSFDLACSAYGAVPFVADPVKVFREVRRVLRPGGRWVFSVTHPIRWAFPDEPGPEGLSIAASYFDRTPYVEQDEQGRAVYVEHHRTIGDRVRDVVAGGFRLLDLVEPEWPEWNSQEWGGWSPLRGNLIPGTAIFVCERTE; this is translated from the coding sequence ATGAACCAAGAGTACGAACACGAAGTCCCCTCCGACTCGGGCGACGAGGAGGCGGAGGCGACCCGGCGTGACGCGGGGGACGCGGAGAGCAGCCGGGCGAGCCGTGGCTGGTGGGACAGGAACGCCGACGAGTACCAGAGCGATCACGGATCGTTCCTGGGCGACGACCGGTTCGTCTGGGGTCCGGAGGGACTCGACGAGGCCGAGGCCGGGCTCCTCGGACCGGCCGCCGCACTGAAGGGCCTCGACGTCCTGGAGATCGGCGCGGGCGCGGCGCAGTGCTCGCGCTGGCTGGCCGCCCAGGGCGCACGGCCGGTGGCCCTCGACCTCTCGCACCGCCAGCTCCAGCACGCGCTGCGGATCGGCGGGGAGGTCCCGCTGGTGGAGGCCGACGCCGGTGATCTCCCCTTCCGGGACGGCTCCTTCGACCTGGCGTGCTCGGCCTACGGCGCGGTGCCGTTCGTCGCCGACCCGGTGAAGGTGTTCAGGGAGGTGCGGCGGGTGCTGCGGCCCGGCGGCCGGTGGGTCTTCTCGGTGACGCACCCGATCCGCTGGGCGTTCCCGGACGAGCCGGGCCCCGAGGGCCTCTCGATCGCGGCGTCCTACTTCGACCGCACCCCTTATGTGGAGCAGGACGAGCAGGGGCGGGCGGTGTACGTGGAGCACCACCGGACGATCGGCGACCGAGTGCGGGACGTGGTGGCCGGCGGCTTCCGGCTGCTCGACCTGGTCGAGCCGGAGTGGCCGGAGTGGAACAGCCAGGAGTGGGGCGGCTGGTCCCCGCTGCGGGGCAATCTGATCCCGGGCACGGCGATCTTCGTCTGCGAGCGCACGGAGTAG